Proteins found in one Deferribacterota bacterium genomic segment:
- a CDS encoding redoxin domain-containing protein, whose protein sequence is MALVGKKAPDFTADAVVEKEIKKVSLSDYTYKKWVVLLFYPFDFTQVTTSEIISFSDAYEDFTNHN, encoded by the coding sequence ATGGCGCTTGTAGGTAAAAAAGCACCTGATTTCACAGCTGATGCAGTTGTTGAGAAAGAGATTAAAAAAGTAAGTTTGAGCGACTATACTTATAAAAAATGGGTAGTATTGCTTTTTTATCCCTTTGATTTTACTCAAGTTACCACAAGTGAAATTATATCTTTCTCTGATGCTTATGAAGATTTTACAAACCATAAT